Proteins found in one Homalodisca vitripennis isolate AUS2020 chromosome 4, UT_GWSS_2.1, whole genome shotgun sequence genomic segment:
- the LOC124359497 gene encoding uncharacterized protein LOC124359497 isoform X2, producing the protein MKRSYQSGAKKRQDKKKREEDASKCSSTLSAWLCPTTSTTTTKSTNVTSTSSTETRPIIASVPGNEIEEEVTAQDNAEESIDEEVTCLGLGHQQENCAKPPTSPTSSSELIGVNDQVSRHAKYRILILYFST; encoded by the exons atgaaaagaagctatcaaagtggggcaaagaaaaggcaagacaagaagaaaagagaagaggATGCTTCAAAGTGTTCTTCCACCCTATCTGCTTGGTTATgtcctactactagtactactacaactaaaagtactaatgtcacatctacatctagtactgaaactagaccaataattg cctcAGTCCCAGGAAATGAGATTGAAGAGGAAGTTACAGCTCAAGATAACGCTGAAGAAAGTATTGATGAAGAAGTAACATGCCTAGGGCTAGGGCATCAACAAGAAAATTGTGCCAAACCTCCAACAAGTCCTACGTCAAGCAGTGAACTGATCGGCGTAAATGATCAAGTAAGTAGACATGCCAAGTacagaatacttatattatatttttcaacataa